Proteins found in one Gemmatimonadaceae bacterium genomic segment:
- a CDS encoding Ig-like domain-containing protein, with product MSHSTRWIASALIAPLLLTACSDSTTAPATAAAPARAFSYAGDGSHVTAGSTLADTLTVFVVGADGGPIANATVTWSADDAGTLVTSSARTDARGFASAIFAAGTRVGTAHITGTIAGLDPATFDVIIDPATPSRLQAMAELSDTLTFGQAYTGGGVKVTDDFGNAIANFAFTTSLLDASGTVLVTGVSTSDERGIAAVPFVVAPGEAGSYRLQYASDALSMNFGITVLAPVDSSSTASLRRVRP from the coding sequence ATGTCCCACTCGACTCGCTGGATCGCGTCTGCGCTGATTGCTCCCCTGCTGCTCACGGCGTGCTCGGACAGCACGACCGCGCCCGCTACGGCCGCGGCGCCGGCGCGCGCCTTCAGCTACGCCGGCGACGGCTCGCACGTCACGGCCGGCAGCACGTTGGCGGATACGCTCACGGTGTTTGTCGTCGGTGCCGACGGTGGGCCCATCGCCAATGCGACCGTCACCTGGTCGGCGGACGACGCCGGCACGCTCGTCACGAGCAGCGCCCGCACCGATGCCCGTGGCTTCGCCTCGGCGATCTTCGCGGCCGGCACGCGCGTGGGCACCGCGCACATTACGGGGACGATCGCCGGTCTGGATCCGGCAACCTTCGATGTCATCATCGACCCGGCGACCCCGTCGCGACTCCAGGCGATGGCCGAGCTCAGCGATACCCTCACGTTCGGACAGGCGTACACGGGTGGCGGGGTCAAGGTCACCGACGACTTCGGCAATGCCATTGCCAACTTTGCCTTCACGACGTCGCTGCTCGATGCCTCGGGCACCGTGCTGGTCACCGGCGTGTCCACCAGCGATGAGCGCGGGATCGCCGCGGTCCCGTTCGTCGTCGCCCCCGGCGAGGCCGGGAGTTACCGCCTGCAGTACGCCAGCGATGCGTTGTCCATGAACTTCGGCATCACGGTGTTGGCGCCGGTCGACTCGTCGTCCACCGCGTCGCTCCGCCGCGTCCGCCCGTAG
- a CDS encoding zinc-dependent metalloprotease, with the protein MRRIVLSLAATGVAAGACTKPKPAPAPAPAPVQQAPAPTPAPGRGGPGGGAAQPPAGGGFGDGQGGANANQDPQPRPYAQVITPRAVTKNGVFKVHQVGSRLYFEIPKSELGKDYVVVTTLAGTPDEIGIRGTQGGNNLVRFERRDNRIFVREADYRDIIADTAKSQQLAAELIGVTKILAAFNIEAYSADSAAVIEVTRMFTGGVPEYTALGRRAQVDATRSYIERFAAYSRNVNVTAVQSFTPQGGAPGGGGGFPGAAAASTAPTTEKYTFSIAKLPDVPMQPRLYDERVGYFPTTQRDFSGNTQRVETRRFISRWRLECSDKKVGNLCVPKKPITYYLDPATPAWLKPWIKKGIEAWQPAFEAAGFSKGIVAAEAPANDPDFSGEDATVSMVRWLPSATENAVGPSLKDPRTGEIIDADVQTYLNVMNLTRSWYFTQVGPLDKRAQKLPFPDSLTGRLLEYVTAHEVGHTLGFPHNFKASSMYPVDSVRSRTWVKKMGHTPTLMDYARYNYVAQPEDNIDLDDLIPKVGPYDKYAVMWGYSPIPNAKTPEAEKATLDKWAKMQDTIPWYRFASDAGAGGADPGEQSEAVGDADAVKATTLGVKNLKRVMGFLESATAWKEGDTYDDLEELYGRLVGQWATEMGHVARIIGGEYKQEKAVGQKGPVFRPVEPARQKAALQFLQDNAWTTPTWLVDESILRKLEPNGSLARIGGAQARSLAAVVSNDRLQRMVEMEALAQNKSEVYPVADLLADLRKGLWKETETGAPIDAFRRRLQRTYLEAMASKINPPASPAAALPQQGGGRGGAAPVTAVEVRAILKSEMRALDADLATAIGKTSDRMSKAHLEDARDLIRKMLDPKD; encoded by the coding sequence ATGCGACGCATCGTTCTGTCTCTCGCGGCCACCGGCGTGGCCGCCGGTGCCTGCACCAAACCCAAGCCCGCGCCGGCTCCTGCGCCGGCCCCCGTGCAACAGGCCCCCGCCCCCACCCCCGCGCCGGGCCGCGGCGGCCCCGGCGGTGGAGCCGCCCAGCCTCCCGCCGGTGGCGGGTTCGGCGACGGCCAGGGCGGCGCCAATGCCAACCAGGATCCCCAGCCTCGCCCGTACGCGCAGGTCATCACGCCGCGCGCGGTGACCAAGAACGGCGTGTTCAAGGTCCACCAGGTTGGCTCGCGGCTCTACTTCGAGATCCCCAAGAGCGAGCTCGGCAAGGACTACGTGGTGGTCACCACGCTGGCCGGTACGCCCGATGAAATCGGCATTCGCGGCACGCAGGGCGGCAACAACCTCGTGCGCTTCGAACGGCGCGACAACCGCATCTTCGTGCGCGAGGCCGACTATCGCGACATCATCGCCGACACGGCCAAGTCGCAGCAGCTGGCGGCCGAGCTGATCGGCGTCACCAAGATCCTCGCCGCGTTCAACATCGAGGCCTACAGCGCCGACAGCGCCGCGGTCATCGAAGTCACCCGCATGTTCACCGGCGGCGTGCCGGAGTACACGGCGCTCGGTCGCCGCGCGCAGGTCGATGCGACGCGCAGCTACATCGAGCGCTTTGCCGCCTACTCGCGCAACGTGAACGTGACCGCCGTGCAGAGCTTCACGCCGCAGGGCGGTGCACCGGGTGGCGGGGGTGGCTTCCCCGGCGCGGCGGCCGCCAGCACGGCACCCACGACCGAGAAGTACACCTTCTCGATCGCCAAGCTTCCCGACGTGCCGATGCAGCCGCGTCTGTACGACGAGCGCGTGGGGTACTTCCCCACCACGCAGCGCGATTTCTCCGGCAATACGCAGCGGGTCGAAACGCGCCGCTTCATTTCGCGCTGGCGCCTCGAGTGCAGCGACAAGAAGGTCGGCAATCTGTGCGTCCCCAAGAAGCCGATCACCTACTACCTCGATCCGGCCACGCCGGCGTGGCTCAAGCCGTGGATCAAGAAGGGCATTGAAGCCTGGCAGCCGGCGTTCGAAGCAGCCGGCTTCTCCAAGGGCATCGTGGCCGCCGAAGCGCCGGCCAACGATCCCGACTTCTCCGGTGAAGACGCCACGGTGAGCATGGTGCGCTGGCTCCCGAGCGCCACCGAGAACGCAGTGGGGCCGAGCCTCAAGGATCCGCGCACGGGTGAGATCATCGACGCCGACGTGCAGACGTACCTCAACGTCATGAACCTGACGCGCTCGTGGTACTTCACGCAGGTCGGGCCGCTCGACAAGCGCGCGCAGAAGCTCCCCTTCCCCGACTCCCTCACCGGTCGCCTGCTCGAATACGTGACGGCGCACGAAGTCGGTCACACGCTCGGCTTCCCGCACAACTTCAAGGCGAGCTCGATGTACCCGGTGGACTCCGTGCGCTCGCGCACGTGGGTCAAGAAGATGGGCCACACGCCCACGCTGATGGACTACGCGCGCTACAACTACGTGGCGCAGCCGGAAGACAACATCGACCTCGACGATCTCATCCCGAAGGTCGGCCCGTACGACAAGTACGCCGTGATGTGGGGCTACTCGCCCATTCCGAATGCGAAGACGCCGGAAGCCGAGAAGGCCACGCTCGACAAGTGGGCCAAGATGCAGGACACGATCCCGTGGTATCGCTTTGCGAGCGACGCCGGTGCTGGTGGCGCCGATCCGGGGGAGCAGAGCGAAGCCGTGGGTGACGCCGACGCCGTAAAGGCCACGACGCTGGGCGTGAAGAACCTCAAGCGCGTGATGGGCTTCCTCGAAAGCGCCACGGCCTGGAAGGAAGGCGATACGTACGACGATCTCGAAGAGCTCTATGGCCGTCTGGTGGGGCAGTGGGCCACCGAGATGGGCCACGTGGCGCGCATCATCGGCGGGGAGTACAAGCAGGAGAAGGCGGTGGGCCAGAAGGGCCCCGTCTTCCGCCCGGTGGAGCCGGCCCGCCAGAAGGCGGCGCTCCAGTTCCTCCAGGACAATGCGTGGACCACGCCGACCTGGCTGGTGGACGAAAGCATCCTGCGCAAGCTCGAGCCGAACGGCTCCCTCGCCCGCATCGGCGGGGCACAGGCCCGGTCGCTCGCGGCCGTGGTGAGCAACGACCGCCTGCAGCGCATGGTGGAGATGGAGGCGCTCGCGCAGAACAAGAGCGAGGTCTATCCGGTCGCCGACCTGCTCGCCGACCTGCGCAAGGGGCTCTGGAAAGAAACGGAGACCGGGGCGCCGATCGATGCGTTCCGTCGTCGCCTGCAGCGCACGTATCTCGAAGCGATGGCGTCGAAGATCAATCCGCCCGCCTCACCGGCGGCGGCCCTGCCGCAGCAGGGTGGCGGTCGCGGTGGCGCGGCACCGGTGACGGCCGTCGAAGTGCGCGCGATTCTCAAGAGTGAGATGCGCGCGCTGGATGCCGATCTCGCGACCGCGATCGGCAAGACCAGCGACCGCATGTCGAAGGCGCATCTCGAGGATGCGCGCGACCTGATCCGGAAGATGCTGGACCCGAAGGACTGA
- a CDS encoding four helix bundle protein, protein MPHNPAKLEVIARADAVVVEVHQLAERCKRTLSDLSPGIRNQLLRAATSISLNLSEACGYHAPTKSAALLDVAIGSCNEVERLLILLQKLKAFDQSIDGLAQDVARVRRMTYGLRKHILNSHVPGTGAQHPPRRRHSDPHLRPISRLPPSIVVRCPTSASRAGSPITAPAPPPSRPPLPAPPAAPSHP, encoded by the coding sequence ATGCCGCACAATCCTGCCAAACTCGAAGTCATCGCCCGCGCTGACGCGGTGGTTGTGGAGGTGCACCAGCTCGCGGAGCGCTGCAAGCGCACGTTGAGCGACCTATCTCCCGGCATCCGGAATCAGCTGCTCCGGGCGGCGACCTCCATCAGTCTCAATCTCAGCGAGGCATGTGGGTACCACGCGCCGACAAAATCCGCTGCGCTGCTCGACGTCGCCATTGGCTCCTGCAATGAAGTCGAGCGGCTGCTGATCCTTCTGCAAAAGCTGAAGGCCTTCGATCAATCAATCGATGGCCTTGCGCAGGACGTCGCCCGCGTGCGTCGCATGACCTACGGCCTGCGTAAGCACATCCTCAATTCTCACGTCCCTGGGACCGGAGCGCAGCACCCCCCCCGCCGACGGCACTCCGACCCCCACCTCCGACCAATATCCCGACTCCCACCGTCCATAGTTGTCCGGTGTCCGACGTCCGCGTCGAGAGCCGGAAGTCCGATCACCGCACCAGCGCCGCCACCCAGTCGGCCACCGCTCCCAGCACCTCCCGCCGCACCTTCACATCCTTGA
- a CDS encoding lysophospholipase: protein MIHLMFRGKRPTPALIAATLFGLVLGFVVNFWARRAGAQQAPVTFVYLQNADTVGVETVTPGQGVVRGTLGFRGQPRVEWEQQRQPMQLTLRVFAPGAAESAAPAQQFVFHLRGDSMAVDITANGQTRTQMAASKANAVPLMGQSVLHAALMAQYARSQGLTTLPVFMTSGGQTLEASVQFTGDSSVFTVAGLPIRTQWVDGQPQEIRIPAQNLRVVRATGAVKPPAPVKIDYSAPADAPYTAEHVVIPTTRGYTLAGTLTKPKGVAKAPVMITISGSGPQERDERLGSVLPGYAIFREIADTLGRRGIAVLRYDDRGVGESGGADSRAKATSADFADDAQSVIAYLRTRPDIDATRIIVSGHSEGGLIGPLVAVREPAVRGLVMLAGPAYDGRRVLQYQIGNQFKALAAAKSTADSGLANAMARGDDLSTYIRTRTDKMIDSMRVEPWMQYFVDTDPKATLRQVTQPVLVLQGGTDMQVTPEQADTVVAVLRAAGNRRVTSKVFPATNHLFVPDPSGVPSEYPKLKDVKVRREVLGAVADWVAALVR, encoded by the coding sequence ATGATCCATCTGATGTTTCGCGGCAAGCGCCCCACGCCCGCGCTCATTGCCGCCACGCTCTTCGGACTCGTGCTGGGCTTTGTAGTGAATTTCTGGGCTCGCCGCGCCGGCGCGCAGCAGGCGCCGGTGACCTTCGTGTATCTGCAGAATGCCGACACGGTCGGCGTCGAAACCGTCACGCCCGGCCAGGGGGTCGTTCGCGGAACGCTCGGCTTCCGCGGTCAGCCGCGCGTGGAGTGGGAGCAGCAGCGGCAGCCCATGCAGCTGACGCTCCGCGTGTTCGCACCTGGGGCCGCCGAGAGCGCCGCGCCCGCGCAGCAGTTCGTCTTTCATCTGCGCGGCGACAGCATGGCCGTGGATATCACCGCCAATGGCCAGACGCGCACCCAGATGGCCGCCAGCAAGGCCAACGCCGTGCCGCTCATGGGGCAGTCGGTCTTGCACGCCGCACTCATGGCGCAATACGCGCGGTCACAGGGATTGACGACACTCCCGGTGTTCATGACGTCCGGCGGCCAGACGCTCGAGGCCAGCGTGCAGTTCACCGGCGACTCGAGTGTGTTCACCGTGGCCGGTCTTCCCATCCGTACCCAGTGGGTGGACGGCCAGCCGCAGGAGATCCGCATCCCCGCCCAGAACCTCCGCGTCGTGCGGGCGACGGGCGCGGTGAAGCCACCGGCGCCGGTGAAGATTGACTACAGCGCCCCAGCCGACGCGCCGTACACGGCGGAGCACGTCGTGATTCCGACGACCCGCGGCTACACTCTCGCCGGCACGCTGACCAAACCCAAGGGCGTCGCCAAGGCGCCGGTCATGATCACGATCAGCGGCAGCGGTCCGCAGGAGCGTGACGAGCGCCTCGGCAGTGTGCTGCCCGGCTACGCGATCTTCCGCGAGATCGCCGATACCCTGGGGCGGCGTGGCATCGCCGTGCTGCGCTACGACGATCGCGGCGTGGGCGAAAGCGGCGGCGCCGATTCACGCGCCAAGGCGACGAGCGCCGATTTCGCCGATGACGCGCAAAGTGTCATCGCGTATCTGCGCACGCGTCCCGATATCGATGCGACGCGCATCATCGTGAGCGGCCACAGCGAGGGCGGGCTGATCGGCCCGCTCGTCGCCGTGCGTGAGCCCGCCGTGCGCGGCCTCGTGATGCTCGCCGGCCCCGCCTACGACGGACGCCGCGTGCTGCAATACCAGATCGGCAACCAGTTCAAGGCGCTCGCCGCCGCCAAGAGCACCGCCGACTCCGGCCTCGCGAATGCCATGGCGCGCGGCGACGACCTCTCCACCTACATCCGCACGCGCACCGACAAGATGATCGACTCCATGCGCGTGGAGCCGTGGATGCAGTACTTCGTGGACACGGACCCCAAGGCCACACTGCGCCAGGTCACGCAGCCGGTGCTCGTCCTGCAGGGCGGCACGGACATGCAGGTGACGCCGGAGCAGGCCGACACCGTGGTGGCCGTGCTGCGTGCCGCGGGGAATCGCCGGGTCACCTCGAAGGTGTTCCCGGCGACGAATCACCTGTTCGTGCCGGACCCGTCGGGGGTGCCGAGCGAGTACCCGAAGCTCAAGGATGTGAAGGTGCGGCGGGAGGTGCTGGGAGCGGTGGCCGACTGGGTGGCGGCGCTGGTGCGGTGA
- a CDS encoding Arc family DNA-binding protein, whose product MADRKSFLVRIDREVLDAVQRWANDDLRSLNGQIEYLLRHALREAGRAPKQQAAGNPEPVSEETEDP is encoded by the coding sequence GTGGCTGATCGCAAGTCGTTCCTGGTACGTATCGATCGCGAAGTGCTGGACGCCGTCCAGCGCTGGGCGAACGACGACCTGCGCAGCTTGAACGGCCAGATCGAATACCTGTTGCGGCACGCGCTCCGCGAAGCGGGGCGCGCGCCGAAGCAGCAGGCCGCCGGAAATCCTGAACCCGTCTCCGAGGAGACGGAGGACCCATGA
- a CDS encoding SPFH domain-containing protein, with translation MLRETEAKAVPGLLMVVLLIAAILGGVFLILTGAAQEAPAFSIAGAVLVTIVSLGFKGVFTVAPNEAQALTLFGNYAGTVRTPGLWWVNPFMTRKNISLRVRNFETNKLKVNDARSNPVEIGAIVVWKVIDTAEALFEVNDYVQYVAVQSESAMRALASAHPYDAHGNGEIALSTHQTEVNAGLMQALHERLAKAGVEVIEARISHLAYAPEIAAAMLQRQQASAIVAARATIVEGAVGMVEQALASLKERDIVELDPERKAAMVSNLLVVLCSERSAQPIVNAGTLYT, from the coding sequence ATGCTCCGCGAAACCGAGGCGAAGGCCGTCCCGGGCCTCCTCATGGTTGTCCTGCTCATCGCCGCCATCCTGGGCGGCGTGTTCCTCATCCTCACCGGCGCCGCGCAGGAAGCCCCGGCGTTCTCCATCGCCGGCGCGGTCCTGGTCACGATCGTCTCGCTGGGGTTCAAGGGTGTCTTCACGGTCGCCCCGAACGAGGCGCAGGCGCTCACGCTCTTCGGCAACTACGCCGGCACCGTGCGCACGCCGGGGCTCTGGTGGGTCAACCCGTTCATGACGCGCAAGAACATCTCGCTGCGCGTCCGCAACTTCGAAACGAACAAGCTCAAGGTGAACGACGCGCGTTCGAACCCGGTCGAGATCGGGGCGATCGTCGTGTGGAAGGTCATCGACACCGCCGAAGCGCTCTTCGAAGTGAACGACTACGTGCAGTACGTCGCCGTGCAGAGCGAATCGGCGATGCGCGCCCTCGCCTCGGCGCATCCGTACGATGCCCATGGCAACGGCGAAATCGCACTCTCCACGCACCAGACCGAGGTGAACGCGGGGCTCATGCAGGCGCTGCACGAGCGCCTGGCCAAGGCCGGCGTCGAAGTGATCGAAGCGCGCATCAGCCATCTGGCCTACGCGCCCGAGATCGCGGCGGCGATGCTGCAGCGCCAGCAGGCGAGCGCCATTGTCGCGGCGCGCGCCACGATCGTGGAAGGCGCGGTGGGGATGGTGGAGCAGGCGCTGGCGTCGCTCAAGGAGCGCGACATCGTGGAGCTCGACCCCGAGCGGAAGGCGGCGATGGTCAGCAACCTGCTTGTGGTGCTCTGCTCCGAGCGGTCGGCGCAGCCGATCGTGAACGCCGGCACGCTCTACACCTGA
- a CDS encoding glycosyl hydrolase, translating into MPTLATAQAAKPAARPAATAPKAAAPGPLAAPFDTSALSSIRWREIGPYRGGRSVAVAGSVARPKEYWMGTVGGGVFKSTDGGDNWTPMSDRYFGGTIGAIGVAPSNPDIVYVGGGEFAIRGNVSHGDGMWKTTDGGKTWANIGLNDSRQISKVRVHPTNPDLVYVAAFGHVWGPNNERGIYRSKDGGKNWQKILFRDDSTGAADLVMDPTNPNVLYAGFWQAHRKPWMLVSGGKGSGMFKSTDGGDTWTDITKNAGLPKGLWGNIGITVSAANPRRVYALIEADEGGVFRSDDAGATWARVNDERKLRQRAWYYSKIYADPKNPDLVYASNVNFQVSRDGGKTWSNLNPPHGDSHDLWIAPDNGDRMIEADDGGASVSTDAGKTWTQQDFATAQFYHVSTTNHFPYKICGAQQDNSTLCGPSRAPGGITYEMWQEAGGGESGFVTALPDRPDIVFAGSYGGLLTRKDMRTGLTRDVNPWPLNPMGHDAKDAKYRMQWTFPITVSPHDPKTIYVGSSVIFKTTNEGDSYTAISPDLTRNDPRTLGASGGPITKDQTGVETYGTVFAIAESPIAKGTIWAGTDDGLVHVTRNGGLTWTNVTPPILKEREWARISIIEASHFNAGTAYVAANRFQMDDQQPYLFKTTDFGKTWTRIDQSGAAHGIPASEFTRAIREDEVRPGLLFAGTERGIFVSLDDGATWTSLRKNLPIVPVHDLAIKDGDLIAATHGRSFYIIDDISVLRQIAAPVISAKAHLFAPRPAYRINWGGGFQIGAPTSPVGQNPPNGAIVYYWLKDGAKRVTVEFRDSTGRTVRSFSSDTAGSAAGAPAGGRRAVAADAPPSAKVGLNTFSWNLREADATTFPGMIMWAGVTTGPLVLPGNYTVRLIVDGQPAAEQKLLVKKDPRSEATAADLVTQYKLLMAIRDRTTDANDAVRTVRNVRGQAMAGKGKMAEDEATYAKLVDSLNTAISKQEAEIYQVKNQSSQDPLNFPIKVNNQIAALAGVVGGTEARPTKQSQVVFEQLTKELEGYLVELRKAYKELLPAIDELRKKHNLPAIEVKPNTVITP; encoded by the coding sequence ATGCCGACTCTGGCCACGGCTCAGGCCGCCAAGCCGGCCGCCCGGCCGGCCGCGACCGCGCCCAAGGCCGCGGCCCCCGGCCCGCTCGCCGCGCCGTTCGATACCAGCGCCCTCTCCTCCATTCGCTGGCGCGAAATCGGCCCCTACCGCGGCGGTCGCTCGGTCGCCGTGGCCGGCAGTGTGGCGCGCCCCAAGGAGTACTGGATGGGCACCGTGGGCGGTGGCGTCTTCAAGAGCACCGACGGCGGCGATAACTGGACGCCGATGAGCGACCGCTACTTCGGCGGCACCATCGGCGCGATCGGCGTCGCGCCGAGCAATCCCGACATCGTGTACGTGGGCGGCGGCGAGTTTGCCATTCGTGGCAACGTCTCGCACGGCGACGGCATGTGGAAGACGACCGACGGCGGCAAGACGTGGGCGAACATCGGCCTCAACGACTCGCGCCAGATCTCCAAGGTGCGCGTCCATCCTACGAACCCCGACCTCGTGTACGTCGCGGCGTTCGGGCACGTGTGGGGGCCGAACAACGAGCGCGGGATCTACCGCTCGAAGGACGGCGGCAAGAACTGGCAGAAGATTCTCTTCCGCGATGACTCGACGGGGGCGGCCGATCTGGTGATGGATCCGACGAACCCGAATGTGCTGTACGCCGGCTTCTGGCAGGCGCACCGCAAGCCCTGGATGCTCGTCTCCGGCGGCAAGGGCTCGGGGATGTTCAAGAGCACCGACGGCGGCGACACGTGGACGGACATCACCAAGAACGCCGGTCTGCCGAAGGGCCTCTGGGGCAACATCGGCATCACCGTAAGCGCGGCGAACCCGCGCCGGGTGTACGCCCTCATCGAAGCCGATGAAGGCGGCGTGTTCCGCAGTGATGACGCCGGTGCGACGTGGGCGCGCGTGAACGACGAGCGCAAGCTGCGCCAGCGCGCCTGGTACTACTCCAAGATCTACGCCGATCCGAAGAATCCGGACCTGGTGTACGCGAGCAACGTGAACTTCCAGGTCTCGCGCGATGGCGGCAAGACGTGGAGCAATCTCAATCCGCCGCATGGCGACTCGCACGATTTGTGGATCGCGCCCGACAACGGCGACCGCATGATCGAAGCCGACGACGGCGGCGCCAGTGTGTCGACCGATGCCGGCAAGACGTGGACGCAGCAGGACTTCGCCACCGCGCAGTTCTACCATGTGTCCACCACGAATCACTTCCCGTACAAGATCTGCGGCGCGCAGCAGGACAACAGCACGCTGTGCGGCCCGTCGCGCGCGCCGGGCGGCATCACGTACGAGATGTGGCAGGAAGCGGGTGGTGGTGAGTCGGGCTTCGTGACGGCGCTCCCCGATCGCCCCGACATCGTCTTCGCCGGCAGCTACGGTGGCCTGCTCACGCGTAAGGACATGCGCACCGGGCTCACGCGCGACGTGAACCCGTGGCCGCTCAACCCGATGGGCCACGATGCGAAGGACGCGAAGTATCGCATGCAGTGGACCTTCCCCATCACGGTGAGCCCGCACGATCCGAAGACCATCTACGTCGGCTCGAGCGTGATCTTCAAGACCACCAACGAAGGTGACAGCTACACCGCCATCTCCCCCGATCTCACGCGCAACGATCCGCGCACGCTCGGCGCATCGGGTGGCCCGATCACCAAGGACCAGACGGGCGTGGAGACGTACGGCACGGTCTTCGCCATCGCCGAAAGCCCGATCGCCAAGGGCACGATCTGGGCCGGGACCGACGATGGCCTCGTGCATGTCACGCGCAATGGTGGGCTCACCTGGACGAACGTGACGCCGCCCATCCTCAAGGAACGGGAGTGGGCGCGCATCTCCATCATCGAAGCGTCGCACTTCAACGCCGGCACGGCGTATGTGGCGGCGAACCGCTTCCAGATGGATGATCAGCAGCCCTACCTCTTCAAGACCACCGACTTCGGCAAGACGTGGACGCGCATCGATCAGAGCGGCGCGGCGCATGGCATTCCGGCCTCTGAGTTCACGCGCGCCATCCGGGAAGACGAGGTGCGTCCGGGGCTGCTCTTTGCCGGCACCGAGCGCGGCATCTTCGTGTCGCTCGACGACGGCGCCACGTGGACATCGCTGCGCAAGAACCTGCCGATCGTGCCGGTGCACGATCTCGCCATCAAGGACGGCGATCTCATCGCCGCCACGCACGGCCGGTCGTTCTACATCATCGATGACATCAGTGTGCTGCGGCAGATCGCCGCGCCGGTGATCAGCGCAAAGGCGCATCTCTTTGCGCCGCGGCCGGCGTATCGCATCAACTGGGGCGGTGGCTTCCAGATCGGGGCGCCGACGAGCCCGGTCGGGCAGAATCCGCCGAACGGCGCGATCGTATACTACTGGCTCAAGGACGGCGCGAAGCGCGTCACGGTGGAGTTCCGCGATTCCACCGGCCGCACGGTGCGCTCGTTCTCGAGCGACACCGCGGGCAGTGCGGCCGGCGCCCCGGCGGGCGGCCGTCGCGCGGTCGCGGCCGATGCGCCGCCGAGCGCGAAGGTCGGCCTCAACACCTTCTCGTGGAACCTGCGCGAAGCCGATGCCACGACGTTCCCCGGCATGATCATGTGGGCTGGCGTCACGACGGGTCCGCTCGTGCTCCCCGGCAACTACACCGTGCGGCTCATCGTGGACGGCCAGCCGGCGGCGGAGCAGAAGCTGCTGGTCAAGAAGGACCCGCGCAGCGAAGCAACGGCCGCGGATCTCGTGACGCAGTACAAGCTGCTCATGGCGATTCGCGATCGCACCACCGACGCCAATGACGCGGTGCGCACGGTGCGCAACGTCCGCGGGCAGGCGATGGCCGGCAAGGGCAAGATGGCCGAGGACGAAGCGACGTACGCCAAGCTGGTGGACTCGCTCAACACGGCGATCAGCAAGCAGGAAGCCGAGATCTATCAGGTGAAGAACCAGTCCAGCCAGGATCCGCTCAACTTCCCGATCAAGGTCAACAACCAGATCGCGGCGCTGGCGGGTGTCGTGGGTGGCACCGAAGCGCGCCCCACGAAGCAGTCGCAGGTCGTCTTCGAGCAGCTCACGAAGGAGCTCGAGGGCTACCTCGTGGAACTGCGCAAGGCCTACAAGGAGCTGCTCCCGGCCATCGATGAGCTGCGCAAGAAGCACAACCTGCCGGCCATCGAAGTGAAG